The Desulfuromonas acetoxidans DSM 684 sequence TCAACATTGCTGACCTGGCCCTTGGAGATACAAAGCTCGTCGGCAAGTTCAGCTTGTGACATCTCCAGAAGAAGTCGTATTTCTTTGATGCGTTGACCTTTCACAGAAAGCCCCTAGAAAAAAGTATTCTAAAAATTCAAAAATGTACTATTATGTACCACAAGGTTTCAGCTAGGAGGAATGCGATGACGGAAACATTTATCTTTACCCTTGTGTGCAGACCGAAAAAAAAACATCGCCTGGTCACGGAATACAACAGTGCGGCAAACGCAATTGGAAGACATCTGGCGGCACTGCTAAAAACCCTAAACGTGATCTGTCGACCTGATGCTCTGTACACACTGGAGCATGCCCAGAATGACAAAGCACATCAGTTTACCTACCACATCACCACAAAACAAACAGACCACGTAGACAATATTTATGTACAATTTCCTGAGCTCATATACTCTATCACAAAAAGAGTTTTGTCGGCTAAATACGGCTCAAAAGGAGAGCCCTTTAAGCTCAGCGAAGAAGAGCAGAATCAGATAAACACCATCATCAAAAAGCCTCTCAAGGATTTTCAGGAAAAACCCATTTCTGAACATTTCTCAAAGATGATCCGCAGCTTAAAAATTCCTTTAAAAACCGTAGAGATAGAAATTTTTCAAGGAAACTCAAAATCCGCAACAAATTCAAATAGTGAGAAGCCTCCTCTCGACCTATTTTGCGATTCTGGACAGACAAGTAATCACGATAACAATGACAAGATTACATACGAACCTTACGATGAACAAATTTCTCGGATCGCTGATGATCACATAGTTGAGCCGGAACAACATATAATCGATCTTTTTGCCGGCTATAAATCTAGACTTGACGCAATCAATGTTGGTGGGAAAATCGCTGAGAATGAAGTTCGGTTGAGCTTTAGCCCAGAAGCCTTGTCAAACTTTTGTGAACTTTGTACAACGCGCTTAGGTAGCATTGAGGCCCTGATTGATGTAAATCCTGACGAAAACGGTTACCACAAAGTCATTAAAATTATAGAGAGTTAACGCACTCCAAGAGGATTCTGAATAGATTCGTGAGCTCCGCAGAACAAACGACCTTTTCCTTTTTGATTGAAAAACAGACTACTCGAACACGTAACTCGCCATTAGGGGAACGACGACCACTAGAGGTTTTTCCTGCAGAGACTTTCTCACCCAACTTCTGTGACCATTTTTTTCTCCCGGTATTATTAACACTGTGGCGATAAGGATAATGATGGATTCGCAGATTTGCTTCGAGACTTTTGAGCAAAGTGATACCCTCTTTCGCCTGTTCTGATTGATCGAAAACAAAAGCATCATAATGGGCACGATAACTCTGAGTCAAAATTCGTGCTGCTTTTCTCACCCCAACCTTAGTGTGCCTTTCTTGGAGCAATTCATACCAATACTTCAACAGCAAAACCTGACTATGTTTTTTGGGCAAGGATATATCAGAGCCGATTTTTGGACGTGCTTCAGCCAGAAAATCGTAAAAATCAACAGGCTGAATTCGTTTAGTGACCTTGTTGGGTTTTGCGACAGGGATGGCATTTTTTTCAAGGGGGTGTGACCGATGGTTTGAGGGATTTTTGGCAACATATTCGGCAAGTGCATGCCCTTCTTTTTGCAAAATCTTATAGGCATTCGGAACACTGCAACCGACGATTTTAGCAACCGCCTTGGCGGATATCGGCGGCATACAGGACGCTCTCCGAAAATGATGCCAGCACAACCAGTCACAACAGTGAATATAGCTCACCAATTCCGTTTCAGTATCAGCATGCCCGAGCAGATGAGCCATCAGATACAAACTTTTGCGTCCCGATGGCTCGTTGTGCAAAAGATCGCGTTTAAGTGTCTCACGTTGAGGAGAAGTAAATTCATTTGCCGCTAAAAAGTGAGGCAACGTTTTTGATTCACACGTATCCGAAACAACAAGCTTTACCAACATCCAGTTGGCAAAGGAATGTCGCAAGGTATGAAAAACCATCCCCTGATCACCAGTCACCTGCTTGATGACTGGGGTAATCATAGCCAGGACCGGCTCACGACGGTATGGATACAACGCTAACGGACCAGCAGTAAAAAGAGGACTTTTGAACGTTGCCCCAAGCTCTTTAAGCCTAAAAGACTGCCATTGGCGTAAAAATGATAATTCCTCTTCAGGCAGCAATGCATAAAGTGGAATCCGCCGACAGGATGACTCTGTCTTCAACTGGCGATAAGAGTTTGGCTGCACCAGCAACTCGTATTTCTCGTCTCCTTGCAAATCACCGAGGCTCAGTCCATAAATTTCTGAAATACGCAGTCCGGTCCGGAAGGCCAGAATCACCCAAATAAGAGCGATTCGATCAATCCGTCCCAATTTTGATGATTTGAATCCAAGAACATCACGCAGGCGAACAAACTCACTGACGGTCATCACATTGGCTCGCACACCAGGTGACTGGCGGACCTGTCCTCTTATCCCATCGAGATGAATAGCAACAAAAGGAGCATCATGGAAAAGGTGAGCAAAGGCCAAAAACTGATTTAAGCGATCAACAAAATAGTTCATCCGTCGAAGGCCCCAAGGAGTCATCTTTTCAGCGTCTACACAAAAATAGCGACTTTGCTCTATCCATTGTTCTACAAGGTCTTGAAGTTCCTCCCCATCCAAAGATGTAAAATCCAGTGCCCCGGATTGCTGAAGAATATGCTGACCAATACAGCCAAGGTATCTTAAGACGGTAGAAGGCTGCTCAGGATTTTTTTGACGACCTTCACGCTCATATTTGCGCTCAGAAAACATCTGCATCGCCCAAAGGCACATCAACTTCGAAGCGGGGTAAAGTTCTTTGGAATGAGTTTGGATAAAATCGTTAAGCCATGTAATGATTGCAGTATTCGATTGAGTACTACGCTCGTGAATTCCTTTGCGTAACGCCTTTATCAATGCAATCTGACCGAAATAATCATTTGCCTCCCCCTGATAGGATTCAAACTCGGAAGAATTTTTACTGCTCGTCACACTGGGATAATGGTGTCCAGTAAGAAGACGCATCCAGACAGGATCCGGGAGGCTGGCAGATTCAATCTCATTGGCTAAGTAAGCGGCAAGAAAAGCCGGTTGATTCAGGGTGGCCCAACAATTGGCCCAAGTCAGCAGCTCCCTCAAACCTGGAAGCTTGTAGCCCGTTACTTCAAAAAGGTGGTTCTGATAAGACTGATACACGAAGAGAGCATCAAAAGACTCTTCGTGGCTATTGCGGACATCTTCTAGTCGGCGAATAAGCAAATGTGATAACGGGTCAGCAATCCAGCGCCGGTAACTGCTCGCATCTCTCTGTAAGAGCCATTGTTCTCGCTGTTTTGCTGGGCGTGCCCCTACCCACAAATCCAACCACAACATGTCATTGCAGCGATAGAACCACTGCTCATGCAGAGCCTGTACAAAAGGAGCAACCCAACGGGGATGGTGCAAGCCACCGTATAAAACAGCGCTGAGCAAAACCTGCCCAAGCTGAATCACAGGATCATGTGGACAATCGTATTCCAAATCCCGTAAGAAGGCTTCTTCGACCTCCCGAAAGCGAGGTAAACGGGCCATGATCGGTTGACGGATACGATTTTGTGGTTTGGGGACAATCGTTGGCCACGTAGGAACAGGGACATTCCACCCCAACTGTTTCTTGCCCTCCTCAAGTCCTTGGATCAGAAAGCTGATCCGTTTATAAATCAGACGTGGGTGCCCGACTTTAAACTTGATCTTTTGGATAAAAAAATCGATTGAAGCTTCATCAACATATGCCGCCTCATGTCCATGATAAAGCTCAGGCAAGAACTTCTGTAGTCGCAACAAGACCATTTGCTGTTGCGGGCGAAACGCTTTTTCAACAGGCAAATTCTGAAACATGTTTCCCAAGCAACTGAACCAGACCGGTGCTGGTGGATCCACTATCAACGACTGAATGTCTTTTGCGGACAGACGGCGGTGAAGATGAGTCGTTCTAGCGACAGAAAAATCCACCCGATTCGTTAAACAAAACTTTTTCGGAATGTTTTTTATACCGGCGATAGGATGGAATCCTATCCGACGCAATAAGGGTTGCAAATAATGACACAGCTCATCGGCAAAATATTGAGGATGTAGCGCCGAAGTCGCGCTCCAGCCTTCCTGGCCTAAACTCCAATGCCCGAGCATTAATTCAATGGTGTCGGGTGCACAACCATCCTCTTGCAGCTCGGATTTCAACAAATGACGTTGCGTATTGGCAGGCAGATGAAAACCAAAACGGTGCAACTCATCCTCAATCCTCGAACGCGTTGCCGTAATCATTGAACAGGTCTTTTCATCCACAAAGAATAAATCATCGCCATATTTCAAATCTTTGTAATTACCACTCAAGGCTAAGACCTGCAGCGCATGTTGGCGATAATGAATCAGCTGGGCTCGGCAGCCCTCACTCAACCACACCAGGCGAGTATGATAATGATCGGCTGAATCCTTATCACGGATGACGCTCAGGCCTCTGACAGCATCAATCAGATCAGAGCGAATGCCGGGCGAATTCACAGCACGATAACCGGTATTGTAGGCGAAATAAAGCCAGGTAAACAGGGTGTACGTATTATGATATCGAGCAAAAGAGTTCACATCGCCAAACCGCTTGGTGTCGTTTGCCAGCTCAGATTTAACCTGTTCAACGAGATTGCGGACAGCTTCCAGGTTCGGCCGAAGAGGGGTTCCTAAATAGCGCTCCTCAGCTGGATAGCCCTCCTCTTTTGCATAGGGATAACCACCTGATTCCAAGAGACATTGACAGGATTTATCATAAAGATGCTGAAGCTGGGAGCTGTCAAATGCGGTATAGTGAATCCGCGTACGTGACAGATAAAATTCTTTTCCCAGCGCCAAACTGGCTGCGGCAATATCTCCACCAGGCAACCGCCCCAAAACTCCGGCAAGATAATTTTGCACCCGTGTTAGCGTGAGACGCGTATGATGTTTTTTACGTAATTCAGAAAACGTTGAGGTGATACGGGCATTGATTTGATCGGATTCTTTAAATAACAGCTCAGTGTTGACAAACAAATCATTCGACAGATTTCGAGCAATCAGCGTGTTGACCTGTTCAGGAAGTTCCAAATCAATGTAAGTTTGAGTCAAGCAACGTTGTTCATCGGTTTCTACGCCGGGTTCAGTAAGAAGAGCAGGACCAGGGCTGACAAGGCGCAACCTTTTGGTCGGGACAAAGTAACAGTCGGTTCCGACGGAATAGTCGCCATAATAGCTAACCTGCAAATCTGATAACCGTTTCGCAGAGAGCCCAGCAAATAGCATCAATGCCAGTTCGGCTTTGGTCGCCTCTTCTTCGGGTTGCGTTGAGGATACCGGCTTAAACAGATAATGTAGCAAGACTTGAATATCTTTTTGATTAAGCTGATCCCAAGCTATTTCAAAGAGCTGGTTGCTCATGGCACGACTGGCTGCAATCCTCTGTCCGATGTAAGCGGAATGCTCTCTGCTATAACCACTTCCAGAGCGGCCATAAAAAACATAAAGTTGGCCATTGGTTGCTGGCGCCTGATCATTGTGAGGTTGTTCACGCTCTTCACGACAATCAATCTGGTCGGCCACATTGCTGCGCATCTTACGTCGTAGCAAATGGTGTCCCGCAAGATCGACGTCATCATCCAGTCGACTAAAAATGTTATCCAGAGAATCCGTTGGTAGACAGCTGACGCCTTGCGCTAAAAACTCAGAAAAAATCTGAATCCGTGGATGGGGCGGTAATGCTCTTAGATGGCTAACATAATCTTCAGGGGATAATATGTGCTGCGGGAACTGACCTATCTGGGAGGACTTCGCCAATGCACGCACATTCTGCAGAAGACTGACAAAAGAAACACTCACATCATCGAGCGCCTGCTCATTCAAAGAGATGGCGCATATCGACACCATAAGCTGGGCAAGAAACTGATCATAGTGGTTCAGATACTGCCGCGAATCAGGAAGATAACCCAGCGTAACATAGAGTGGATTTTTTTCTGTCAACCCATAGAAGGCAGAGTTGATCTCTTTATTTAAAGATAGGTCCAACCCTTGAACACGATGACTAAGCTCCGAACGAATGGCGAGAATAGAGTCTGCTGTTGCCTGTAACTCTTCGAAACGGTCTGCAATGACAATCCATTTGACGTCTGAGCAAATCCCAGGCACGAAACAAGCAAGCCGGGAAAAATTATCAAAAACATGAAGTAGATTTTGAATGGAGTTCTGAACGCCTACAGCCTCTAGCAGGTCCGCCAATTCCTGTTTTGAGCAGGTGGTTTCGGGATTTTCAAAAAGGCGCTTTGTAAATGTGGCAAACTTGAAAATGCCCTGATATTTACAAAGTGGTTCACTCATCAAAATCCTACTTAGATTCAGAAAATAGTGATTGAGAACACCAAAAAACAATCCGCCAAAAGCATTAAGATATTACCATAATACATTTCTTTAATTCAAACCACCTCTTGAAGAACAAATCCCCAGCAGTAAAAATTCAATCGTTACCATTTCGTATGCCTCACAAAATATTGGACAGAAACTGGTAAAAAAATGTCCAGTCGTGTCAGATTTCCTCATTCAAGACACAAACTGGAACAAAATTATCCACGTTTTTCACGCCAGTCAACAAGATCAAGCGATACCATTTTCCAGATGCTGGTCAGAATTGATGCTCTACTGCGCATTTTGAGAATTAAAGAAATGATTCAGTTTTTCCAAGTGAGCGTTTGAGGTGGTAAAATGAAAACACGCGGTTTGAAAAATCAATACGGGAGCTTTAGATGGAATTTTTTCTCATCATCTGTGGTCTGTTTTTTCTCGGCCTTACTGTGATGACTTACTTGGTTCGTCGAAATCGGATGCATCCGTTGCGACACGTTGGGGATCAGGTAACCATGGAAGAGGCACAGAAGATATTGCAGGCAATTGAAAACCATGGACCTCCGGAATTGATTCAAACGGTATTGCAGGCAGCAATCGATTACGCCCGCTTACGCGTTGACTGGCAACAAAGTGAGCACAGCCAAAAAATCGACTTGGGCAAGAAATGTACAGCGTCATTGGATAGTTTTATCAACCGCTGTACTATTCTGTGTGAGTGGATCACTGAGCACGGGAGTAAAAGCCTGTGCCCAGTTCCGATGAAAAATGACAAGCAAAAGATGAGCAAATTGGCGTGCCTGCTTCACGCCCAGCTGGGGTTGAAAAACAATTAACTAAGAGCTGCGAAGGATTGAATTTTTTTCAAAATCAGCACGAGCATGAAAAGTCACAAAGAAATTTTAGAAACTGTGGCAAAGATCCCATTGTCCCCATTGGTATTGTACCATTTAGGACAATTTTGATTAGTTTCAACGAGGACGGATATGAATAAAAAGCCCTTTGCCAGAATGCACCCAGACTGTTTTGAACCCGCGTTCAATAAGGCGATAGAAGTTTTTGGAGACGAGAAAACCGCCCTAGCCTGGCTTCAACGGGAATCAACGGCACTGGGAGGGAAAGCCCCCTGGTCTTTGTTGGATACTGCTTCTGGCCGAAAACAGGTTTGTGATGAACTTGACAGAATAGAGCACGGTATTGTTTCCTGAGTCCTGTCCTTTTGCACTTCGCTTGCCAAAAACAGAATGAAAGATTCATCTTTTCACGACAGACAGAAAGAATACGAATGACTCAAACGGACAACTTTCAGGACATCGACCTAAGCAACACCGATTCTCGAGCCAGACTCGCTCAACTGATCACACGATTATTTGAGCATTGGCAATTGAGCGATGAGGATCAGGCCGCGTTACTTGGCCTGTCTACAAAGAACCGAAGCACGCTGAGCAGATACCGCCAAGGAAAACCATTGGCTAACAATATGGATTTACTCGACCGTGCTGGACATTTACTGAGTATTCACAAGTCACTGCGGATTCTTTATCCGCACAACAGAAGCTTGGCTTATCAGTGGATCTCCAGGCCCAATAAACGCTTTAACAACATGAGCCCTCTGGAGATCATCAAAGAAAGACACTTTGAGGGGCTGTTGACGATTAGTCACTACCTTGATTGGGAGCTGCACCAGTAATCAGATCTGGTGTCTCTAATCTGAAATGGACACCTCAGTAACAGACCGGAAATATTAATCTTTCTCAAATGGGCACCTCAGTAACACATTGAAAACATTAGCCTTGTGAAATGGACACCTGAGTGGCTAACAATTATTTATCCAACAGCACCGAACACCGATGCCAGCTTTTTCCATAAACTCTTGCCCTGCTTTTCACTCGCTTCGCGGGCACATTCCAAGGCCAGTTGTAGTTCACGGCAGTCATCTTCGTCATGAGGCTCTATGGCATGATAAAAAATTCCTGCAGTCGTGCCTGACGCAAGAAGCAAACAGTGGCGTCGTCGGCCAGCAGGATGATTTTCAGCTGCTTCTGCAAATAGCGAAAGATCGGTATGACATCCAATGCACTACTGCCTTCAAAGGGTTTGCCCGGCGCATGATCGCGGCATCCTCTTTTTTACGTAGCACATCAATGGCTTCATTGAGCGCTGTCACAGGCTTGGCAATGCCTCCGGCCGGCTCCACGCATTACTTGAGGGCAGCGGTTTCAGTGGGAGTCTGATAGGCAATAATGACGGGCAGCATGGTTCTCCCTCCTGTGTGAGAGGCGCTGCCCCGGCTGTGGAAACCGGGGCGGGTAGAGATAAGGTCGATTCGGGATTAGTGCGATTCCTGCTCAGCAACTTCTTTAGGGCTGGCAGCCGCTTTGACAATGCCAAACATGACCAGAACAGACGGAACCCGTTGCACCACCACGATCATCAGTGCACAGAAGCCGAGAAACGCACAGACAAGAAATCCGCTGTTGTCGACGCGCCCCTGTAAATTGACAAAAAAGTATCATACTTTTAAGTATGTAAGTACCTGATTTCACAAGAAGTGAAATTTGTAGCAACTGTTAAAGTATCATACTAACAACACCGGCCATCCTTTTTTAAGGAAAATTTCTGACAAAAAAGAATCATACTTTTAAAAATATGATTACTTATTGAGTAGTTACGGTTAGTCACAAACGTCGCCTTTGATGTCATCAAAAGACAAAAGCTATTATCCTTTCATATCAGGCTGAATTCAAGCTTATGCTTCATCTTCTCCCAATCAAAGGCCAAAGCCCTACCTGTCCACAGCCAATTTAGTCCCCTCACCATGTTGAGAGACACGAGGATGGCATTTACTTTGACTGCACTCCCTGTAAACGACTCATCAGACAGCCGATTATCTTTTTCGGTAACACCGCGATCAGTGCTTTTACCGGGAAGCAATTGTGAGATACGTTTTCACAGATCGTTTCGTAAGATTGTTCTGTCCATCTTGTCGTTTGCTCCGTTGAAAGGGTTATCCATTTATCGGTAAAAAAAGACGAAGAGTTAATTGAAAACGCTCCCTAATGCCCTTGGCAGGCAATCTCCGTAGTCAGCTAGGCAAGTACCCATATCGCGATAGGAGCCAGGGCTAAACTGACATAGATTAAGCGGAGGTTTCCGCTAACCACAAACATCGTGTCGGATCTTTGGCGTCCTTGCAGCCTTCGGCGCGAAAATACCCGACGGATTGCGCTTCGACCATAACAACGTGAGCATTTTGTCCTGTCAGTTTAAAGGTTTTACCGTGCTTCTGGGCGTATTTATTGGCAGAACACATCAGTTGTAAAATGCTGTAATAGATATCACTAACTTCAGTTAAATCAATCACGACAGAATCATTGTTTTTCAATAGTGCAAGCAGATCATCCTTAAGCTTGCGGACGACAGCAATCCCCAGGGTACCGCGGACAGCGAGGACCTGACAAGGACCTCCCTCACTATTTTGGATGCTTTTACGTTCTAATTCGTACATGGTGCCTCCCAGAAAGGCCATCAGCCGACTTTGCAAACAGAAACACAAACTCCGAGATTTCAGCTCGTTAAAATCAATGGCTTAAAAAATTCGTCATCGGAATCAAGCGCTGATAGTCCTCGTAACCTAACGAACTATCCCAGTGCCCCGTTACCATTCCGAGAGTAACTCCACCGGCATAAACAACCAAAACGACAACAGGAAAAGTCCAACGAGGCAGTGAAGCTGACCAGAGTGAAAGTCTCATCTGTACGGCCGCAGTCGGGCAGGCATCAACACAGGAAAGACAGCCAGAGCATTCAGGACTACTGACGGTTTTAAGACGGTGAACGTTCAATCGAGACGGGCAGGCGCGACTGCAAAGACCACAATCAGTACAAGTCAAAACATTGCGACGGATTTTCAACGGACTGAAAAAACTGATCAATCCCAGCAAGGCACCATAAGGGCACAGGTAGCGACACCAGAAATTTTTATAGAAAAGAGAGAGCCCCGCCAATAGAAGAAGAACAAATATGGTCGTCAGCGACATATTAGTAAAAAAGTAAAGCATTTTGACATCACTGATCGCCCAGTAGGGTGTTTGCAAAAACTGTTCAAGAGCATAAACAGGCATATCAAGTAGCAGGATTTTGACGAAAAACAGCAACAGGAGATATTTCCCCCCGCGTAACAAAAAATCCAACCATCCCCACATATGAAAACTGCGCCCGAAGAGCCACTTGCCAAACTTCCAGAGTCCCTCGGAAACGGTACCGACCGGACAGAGCCAGGAGCAAAATGATTTTTTAGCCAACAAACTCATTGCTAAAAAAGTGAGAAAAAGAACCAAGGCGGCCGGATGAATCCGGTCAACCTGACCCGTATACAGCCAGTGTTTTAAACTTGCCAGCGCGCCAATGGGTAAAAACCCTTCAACGCCTGCAGGTCTATTGACAAAGAAGGACTCTCCCTTCATCGCAAAATGTCTGACAAAAAAACCAAACTGGATTCCAATAATCAAAATCCAGACAAAGAAGCTCCATTGCACAATCGAGCGTACAACCGTCATTTTTTCAATGTTCAACTTAATTTGCATGTCATTTCTCCTTTAACTTTGAGCGCCGTTCAACATGCTGAAAAACTCATCTCTCAAGGCGTCCATTGACAGCTGTGTCAAGCTGATGTATTCACCCCAGGTTTTCATGCCGTTTTTCACATTCAGATAGATTCTTTGTGGAATTTCACCAGTCTTTTTCGAGAGCAAGGTCGCTATAACCAGCTCCTGATTGGAAGCACCCGCGTTCCGAAGGTCTCGCAAAGCCCTCTGGTCGAGGATGGAATAATGAACAAAAACATCCTCAACAACAGCTTGGGCCATAAATTCTTTTGAGACACAGGCTTTCAAAGCCTGAGCCAGGGAATTTCGTTGTGTTTCAATTGTTGGTGATAAAGAGCTCAGAATGGCGCTCCATTCTCCCTGCGCCCTTTTTTGAGCTAAAAGACGTTGCGCTGGGATATCAGCTATCTTTCCAATCCAAGAAGCAATCCAAAGATCATCGGAGGACACTCCATTTCTTTTCTGTTTTACAACCGACTTTCTGTCCGTATTAAACACTGCGGCAAAAAAGGAATTTTGCACTGACGCCAAATAATACTCATCAGCGGCGGCCGGTTGATCAGGGTTATAGCTCATGTCCTGAAAGCAATGACATGTAATCGTTGGTATGGCTGTTACTGAAAAAGGGAAAAGCAAAACCATTAAAAGACAAAAAAGGCCTCGTTTAACCATGGGGCGTCTCCTTCATGCATTGATTGTTACGGTAAAGGCCTTCCTGGCGCCTCTTTTCAGCCGTTTTACTGATCCAGGTATCTTCGACCAGATCAAGCCCAAGCTTGCCGATCAGAGTTTTCAGGTAATCGAGATGGGGGCATGTCGGCGCATGATAATTGTCTTTAGTGATACAAGAAGAAAGATGCACAACAATGTCCTCTTTACTGATCCCGTCACGCTTTTGTGCCTGACGTATCAAGTTCGTCAGTTTTCGATGAAGTGCTCGGCCGCAGCAGCCGCCACACGTCAATGAGAGACTGCGAAAATTTATGGTTTCGGGATATACGGCAAAACCACCGGTTCGATCATACAGAGCCTTTTCGCAATGAAAACCTGAACAACGCTCTTGAACGATGTGGCACTGTACAATCACCAGATATGTCTTTTCCTTGATCTCGGTCATTTTTTCTCTTTTCCTTTATCTTCGTGACAAATTTTCAAAACCAGTGTTTCGGATATTTCCGGTGATAAACCAGATTGTTTGTTATGAGAGCCGTCAACAGCAGGATTAACGCTCCGAGGAGCACGGGAATAACAATATATTCCGGCCCTGCGCCTCCTTGCACACCGATCAAAGCCGTGGCACCTCCCGGAGGATGCGTTGTGTGGGTTACGTTCATGACAAAAATAGCTAGCCCAACGGCCACGGCAATGGCAAGTTGGCCGGTACCCAAAAGCGCTACCACACAGACGGCAACCACAGCGGAAACAACATGTCCGGCAATCACGTTACGCGGTTGCGCCAAAGGTGAGTCTGCAGCGCCGAATAAAAGAACAGCAGAAGCTCCAAAGGAACCAATCAGCAACGGAAAATCCAACAGATCGGTAAGCCAAAAAATGACCAAAATACCGAACGTCCCACTAAGGAAGCTCCACAAGGAATCGTGAAATGTCATCGAAGAGCGTGGCCCCACCAGAGGCGCATGGCAACGCTTAGGAAGACGCTTCAAGCAATTCGGTACCAGCATGTGGCGTTTCATCAAAATTGCGTCATGTCTTTTCGTCACGGTTGTTCCTTTCACAGTGAAGTGTTTGCGCGTGCGTTTAGCTCCTTGCTACAACCATACCGATCTGTAAAGAAACAGCTCACCTCCGCAGGAACTTAAAAATTCCTACAATTTTCCTCATGAATACAGGAACTTGCAACGAAAGAAAAAAATATCTACGTATTATATAAAAGCTTGATCTCAATCACATAGATATGTCACGATGCCTAAAACGTTACGGATCCGTAACGTTTAAAAAGAAAATTTTGCGGAGGATTCTTTGGACTCTTTTGAGATGATGGATATTTCTGTTTTTCAGACCATTTTAGCAAGCATGGGAGAGGGGCTGGTTTTTGCTGATCAGGATGACACGATCCGCTTCATCAATGCCGCAGCCGAAAAGATCCGCGGTATCCGCGCGCACAAATTTCTTGGTCGACAACTTTTGGATATGCACACCCCGCGAGCCAGAGCGCCCCTATCCCAATTGTTAATCAAGTTGAAGAAAGGCGAACTTAATCATTCCACGCGTACGATTCGAGTGAAAAAAAAATTCTTTGAAAATACCTACTACCCAATCCGCAATAGCTCTGGAGTTTATACCGGCACTTTGATGGTCAGCCGAGATGTCACTGAAAAAAGC is a genomic window containing:
- a CDS encoding tyrosine-type recombinase/integrase; this translates as MSEPLCKYQGIFKFATFTKRLFENPETTCSKQELADLLEAVGVQNSIQNLLHVFDNFSRLACFVPGICSDVKWIVIADRFEELQATADSILAIRSELSHRVQGLDLSLNKEINSAFYGLTEKNPLYVTLGYLPDSRQYLNHYDQFLAQLMVSICAISLNEQALDDVSVSFVSLLQNVRALAKSSQIGQFPQHILSPEDYVSHLRALPPHPRIQIFSEFLAQGVSCLPTDSLDNIFSRLDDDVDLAGHHLLRRKMRSNVADQIDCREEREQPHNDQAPATNGQLYVFYGRSGSGYSREHSAYIGQRIAASRAMSNQLFEIAWDQLNQKDIQVLLHYLFKPVSSTQPEEEATKAELALMLFAGLSAKRLSDLQVSYYGDYSVGTDCYFVPTKRLRLVSPGPALLTEPGVETDEQRCLTQTYIDLELPEQVNTLIARNLSNDLFVNTELLFKESDQINARITSTFSELRKKHHTRLTLTRVQNYLAGVLGRLPGGDIAAASLALGKEFYLSRTRIHYTAFDSSQLQHLYDKSCQCLLESGGYPYAKEEGYPAEERYLGTPLRPNLEAVRNLVEQVKSELANDTKRFGDVNSFARYHNTYTLFTWLYFAYNTGYRAVNSPGIRSDLIDAVRGLSVIRDKDSADHYHTRLVWLSEGCRAQLIHYRQHALQVLALSGNYKDLKYGDDLFFVDEKTCSMITATRSRIEDELHRFGFHLPANTQRHLLKSELQEDGCAPDTIELMLGHWSLGQEGWSATSALHPQYFADELCHYLQPLLRRIGFHPIAGIKNIPKKFCLTNRVDFSVARTTHLHRRLSAKDIQSLIVDPPAPVWFSCLGNMFQNLPVEKAFRPQQQMVLLRLQKFLPELYHGHEAAYVDEASIDFFIQKIKFKVGHPRLIYKRISFLIQGLEEGKKQLGWNVPVPTWPTIVPKPQNRIRQPIMARLPRFREVEEAFLRDLEYDCPHDPVIQLGQVLLSAVLYGGLHHPRWVAPFVQALHEQWFYRCNDMLWLDLWVGARPAKQREQWLLQRDASSYRRWIADPLSHLLIRRLEDVRNSHEESFDALFVYQSYQNHLFEVTGYKLPGLRELLTWANCWATLNQPAFLAAYLANEIESASLPDPVWMRLLTGHHYPSVTSSKNSSEFESYQGEANDYFGQIALIKALRKGIHERSTQSNTAIITWLNDFIQTHSKELYPASKLMCLWAMQMFSERKYEREGRQKNPEQPSTVLRYLGCIGQHILQQSGALDFTSLDGEELQDLVEQWIEQSRYFCVDAEKMTPWGLRRMNYFVDRLNQFLAFAHLFHDAPFVAIHLDGIRGQVRQSPGVRANVMTVSEFVRLRDVLGFKSSKLGRIDRIALIWVILAFRTGLRISEIYGLSLGDLQGDEKYELLVQPNSYRQLKTESSCRRIPLYALLPEEELSFLRQWQSFRLKELGATFKSPLFTAGPLALYPYRREPVLAMITPVIKQVTGDQGMVFHTLRHSFANWMLVKLVVSDTCESKTLPHFLAANEFTSPQRETLKRDLLHNEPSGRKSLYLMAHLLGHADTETELVSYIHCCDWLCWHHFRRASCMPPISAKAVAKIVGCSVPNAYKILQKEGHALAEYVAKNPSNHRSHPLEKNAIPVAKPNKVTKRIQPVDFYDFLAEARPKIGSDISLPKKHSQVLLLKYWYELLQERHTKVGVRKAARILTQSYRAHYDAFVFDQSEQAKEGITLLKSLEANLRIHHYPYRHSVNNTGRKKWSQKLGEKVSAGKTSSGRRSPNGELRVRVVCFSIKKEKVVCSAELTNLFRILLECVNSL
- a CDS encoding 4Fe-4S binding protein; this encodes MQIKLNIEKMTVVRSIVQWSFFVWILIIGIQFGFFVRHFAMKGESFFVNRPAGVEGFLPIGALASLKHWLYTGQVDRIHPAALVLFLTFLAMSLLAKKSFCSWLCPVGTVSEGLWKFGKWLFGRSFHMWGWLDFLLRGGKYLLLLFFVKILLLDMPVYALEQFLQTPYWAISDVKMLYFFTNMSLTTIFVLLLLAGLSLFYKNFWCRYLCPYGALLGLISFFSPLKIRRNVLTCTDCGLCSRACPSRLNVHRLKTVSSPECSGCLSCVDACPTAAVQMRLSLWSASLPRWTFPVVVLVVYAGGVTLGMVTGHWDSSLGYEDYQRLIPMTNFLSH
- a CDS encoding STAS domain-containing protein, whose protein sequence is MYELERKSIQNSEGGPCQVLAVRGTLGIAVVRKLKDDLLALLKNNDSVVIDLTEVSDIYYSILQLMCSANKYAQKHGKTFKLTGQNAHVVMVEAQSVGYFRAEGCKDAKDPTRCLWLAETSA
- a CDS encoding antitoxin Xre-like helix-turn-helix domain-containing protein produces the protein MTQTDNFQDIDLSNTDSRARLAQLITRLFEHWQLSDEDQAALLGLSTKNRSTLSRYRQGKPLANNMDLLDRAGHLLSIHKSLRILYPHNRSLAYQWISRPNKRFNNMSPLEIIKERHFEGLLTISHYLDWELHQ
- a CDS encoding MbcA/ParS/Xre antitoxin family protein; the encoded protein is MNKKPFARMHPDCFEPAFNKAIEVFGDEKTALAWLQRESTALGGKAPWSLLDTASGRKQVCDELDRIEHGIVS